The following proteins come from a genomic window of Corynebacterium crudilactis:
- a CDS encoding TIGR02234 family membrane protein — MKPRVLSALGIGAGALVVWISSRMNWITIEAFDDKSGSITQSIVGATWSTEIMALALALLAAFAAALVLRKMGRRIIGILAALIAVGASLSPLGLLTQDPDAERARTLLTSGVASQKASSGTLLSDWAEITTITTHPLAAVVAMFGCALALIGGIVLAMRPGADTVKSNQYERKQARAEKIHTDLKEEPDSGRVMWDALDEDIDFTQNPQGDQEKPVQG, encoded by the coding sequence ATGAAGCCACGCGTGCTGTCAGCATTAGGAATTGGAGCTGGCGCCCTGGTTGTCTGGATCAGCTCACGCATGAACTGGATAACCATCGAGGCTTTCGACGATAAATCAGGCAGCATTACGCAATCAATCGTGGGTGCTACATGGTCAACAGAGATCATGGCTCTAGCACTTGCGCTGCTTGCTGCTTTTGCTGCCGCCCTGGTGCTTCGCAAGATGGGGCGCCGCATCATTGGTATCTTGGCCGCTTTGATTGCGGTGGGTGCTAGCTTGTCGCCTCTGGGTTTGCTTACCCAAGACCCAGATGCAGAACGTGCTCGAACATTGCTCACCTCTGGTGTAGCGAGCCAAAAGGCAAGCTCCGGAACACTGCTGTCTGACTGGGCAGAAATTACCACTATCACCACGCACCCACTTGCTGCCGTAGTGGCAATGTTTGGCTGTGCACTGGCCTTGATTGGTGGCATTGTCTTGGCGATGCGCCCAGGAGCAGACACGGTAAAGAGCAATCAGTATGAGCGCAAACAAGCCCGTGCAGAAAAAATCCACACTGATCTCAAAGAAGAACCGGACTCCGGACGTGTGATGTGGGACGCACTGGATGAAGACATTGACTTCACTCAAAACCCTCAGGGGGATCAAGAAAAGCCAGTTCAAGGCTAG
- a CDS encoding MFS transporter, with the protein MWKSPGFVAVLVAVAAAFGSWSLLLPVVPLAVLNNGGSSALAGATTGIFMAATVITQIFTPAALRKIGYTPVMVFAAFMLGVPAIGYIFSMEPLPVLLVSALRGIGFGALTVAESALIAELVPVRFLGKASGMLGVFIGLSQMLFLPTGLALGDHFGYNVVYILGAVIALVAAVMCMRIPRIKAAAKVAPTVEASSVASEKLEKSVSTWKLVLIPSLAVTSLSMTFGAVSSFLPAAVIELDPGLGAALAGIILSITGGSSMVFRYLSGVITDRRGVPGSTMIPAQIAGLLGVVLIAVTIFESWSVWWLIIGAVMFGGGFGMVQNEALLSMFFRLPRTRVSEASAIWNIAFDAGTGIGSFALGIVAASLAYSGAFGAGALVILLGIVLTVADRILGRYRVTEYNNTRARLRGVRKSTD; encoded by the coding sequence ATGTGGAAAAGCCCCGGTTTCGTGGCTGTCCTCGTGGCTGTGGCCGCTGCGTTTGGTAGTTGGTCACTTTTGCTTCCAGTGGTTCCACTAGCTGTGCTCAACAATGGGGGATCGAGCGCACTAGCTGGCGCCACCACCGGAATATTTATGGCAGCAACCGTGATCACTCAGATTTTCACTCCGGCTGCGCTGCGTAAAATTGGCTATACTCCCGTGATGGTATTTGCCGCCTTCATGCTGGGTGTGCCTGCTATTGGCTATATCTTCAGCATGGAACCTCTGCCAGTTTTGCTGGTGTCGGCTCTTCGCGGAATCGGATTTGGTGCCCTCACTGTTGCCGAATCAGCACTGATTGCAGAACTAGTTCCGGTACGTTTCCTCGGCAAAGCCTCTGGCATGCTGGGCGTATTCATTGGCTTATCGCAAATGCTGTTTCTTCCCACGGGCCTTGCCTTGGGTGATCACTTTGGCTATAACGTGGTTTATATTTTGGGCGCTGTTATTGCACTGGTGGCTGCAGTGATGTGCATGCGGATTCCGCGGATTAAAGCAGCTGCGAAGGTGGCGCCAACAGTTGAGGCCTCGAGCGTGGCCTCGGAAAAATTGGAAAAATCTGTCTCCACATGGAAACTGGTTCTGATTCCATCTTTGGCTGTGACCTCCTTATCCATGACTTTTGGTGCGGTATCCTCCTTCCTCCCCGCAGCTGTCATCGAGCTAGATCCAGGTCTGGGTGCCGCCCTGGCTGGCATTATTTTGTCAATCACAGGTGGTTCATCGATGGTGTTCCGTTACCTCTCCGGCGTTATTACCGACCGTCGTGGCGTTCCTGGGTCCACGATGATTCCTGCACAAATAGCTGGCCTGTTAGGAGTCGTGCTGATCGCTGTGACCATCTTTGAAAGCTGGTCTGTCTGGTGGCTTATCATCGGCGCAGTCATGTTTGGCGGAGGTTTTGGCATGGTGCAAAATGAAGCGCTGCTTTCGATGTTCTTCAGATTGCCACGCACACGAGTTTCCGAAGCTTCGGCCATCTGGAATATTGCCTTCGACGCAGGTACTGGCATCGGTAGTTTTGCCTTGGGTATTGTCGCGGCATCCTTGGCTTATAGTGGCGCCTTCGGAGCTGGCGCACTCGTGATTTTGCTGGGCATTGTGCTGACTGTGGCAGATCGAATTCTCGGGCGATACCGAGTCACCGAATACAACAACACCCGTGCCCGCCTGCGCGGCGTGCGAAAAAGCACCGATTAA
- the hisF gene encoding imidazole glycerol phosphate synthase subunit HisF — protein sequence MGVAIRVIPCLDVDNGRVVKGVNFENLRDAGDPVELAKRYDEEGADELTFLDVTASKHGRGTMLDVVRRTAEQVFIPLTVGGGVRSEEDVNQLLRAGADKVSVNTSAIARPELLSELSKRFGAQCIVLSVDARRVPEGGTPQPSGFEVTTHGGSKSAELDAIAWAQRGEELGVGEILLNSMDGDGTKNGFDLELLEKVRAAVSIPVIASGGAGKAEHFPPAVAAGANAVLAATIFHFREVTIAEVKGAIKNAGFEVR from the coding sequence ATGGGCGTGGCAATTAGGGTTATTCCTTGCCTGGACGTGGACAACGGCCGGGTTGTTAAAGGCGTGAACTTTGAAAATCTTCGCGATGCTGGCGATCCAGTGGAGTTGGCGAAGCGTTATGACGAGGAAGGTGCAGACGAACTCACTTTCCTTGATGTCACCGCGTCAAAGCATGGTCGTGGAACCATGCTGGATGTTGTACGTCGCACAGCAGAACAAGTATTTATTCCACTCACCGTTGGTGGTGGAGTGCGTAGTGAAGAAGATGTTAATCAATTGCTTCGCGCTGGTGCTGACAAAGTATCAGTGAATACATCAGCAATTGCGCGTCCAGAATTGCTTTCTGAGCTGTCTAAGCGCTTCGGAGCTCAGTGCATCGTCTTATCTGTTGATGCTCGTCGTGTTCCTGAAGGCGGCACCCCGCAGCCTTCCGGATTTGAGGTAACCACCCACGGTGGTTCTAAATCTGCAGAACTCGATGCTATTGCATGGGCACAGCGTGGCGAAGAGCTTGGCGTGGGCGAGATCTTACTCAACTCCATGGATGGCGATGGTACGAAGAACGGCTTCGACCTGGAATTATTGGAAAAGGTACGTGCAGCTGTGTCTATTCCAGTGATTGCCTCTGGTGGCGCTGGAAAAGCAGAACACTTCCCACCAGCCGTTGCTGCAGGTGCGAATGCAGTGCTAGCCGCAACCATTTTCCACTTCCGTGAAGTAACCATCGCTGAAGTTAAGGGAGCTATTAAAAATGCCGGATTTGAGGTGCGTTAA
- a CDS encoding inositol monophosphatase family protein, which translates to MDARGMLAIAEAVVDDAETLFMQGFGAAPAHMKSSSDFATEVDMAIESHMRSMLNMMTGIAVIGEEGGGATSGTRWVIDPIDGTANFAASNPMSAILVSLLVDDQPVLGITSMPMLGKRLSAFEGSPLLINGQPQEPLQEQSSLVSHIGFSSMASPRNTAFPVELRRDLLTELTESYLRPRITGSVGVDLAFTAQGIFGACVSFSPHVWDNSAGVMLMRAAGAVVTDTEGLPWVPGRGVVAGTQKAHDVLLSKIEKVRSLHAEAGSDQSNNEEHY; encoded by the coding sequence ATGGATGCTCGTGGGATGCTTGCGATTGCCGAGGCTGTTGTAGATGATGCCGAAACCCTATTTATGCAGGGTTTTGGAGCTGCACCGGCCCATATGAAATCCTCAAGTGATTTCGCCACTGAGGTAGATATGGCCATCGAATCCCATATGCGTTCGATGCTCAACATGATGACAGGCATTGCCGTCATCGGCGAAGAAGGCGGTGGGGCCACCTCTGGTACGCGGTGGGTCATTGATCCCATTGATGGCACCGCCAACTTTGCGGCATCAAACCCCATGAGCGCGATCTTGGTGTCGTTGCTTGTGGATGATCAGCCGGTTTTGGGCATTACGTCCATGCCGATGTTAGGCAAACGCTTAAGTGCATTCGAGGGGTCACCTTTGCTGATCAATGGCCAGCCTCAAGAACCACTCCAAGAACAATCTAGCTTGGTCTCGCATATTGGGTTTAGCTCGATGGCCTCGCCAAGAAATACTGCATTTCCTGTAGAACTACGTCGTGATCTTTTAACAGAGCTTACGGAATCCTACCTTCGACCTCGTATTACTGGTTCTGTTGGTGTGGATTTAGCGTTTACCGCGCAGGGCATCTTCGGCGCCTGCGTGTCCTTTAGTCCACATGTGTGGGATAACTCCGCGGGCGTGATGCTCATGCGGGCAGCGGGCGCTGTTGTTACTGATACTGAAGGGCTGCCGTGGGTGCCTGGTCGGGGAGTCGTGGCAGGTACTCAAAAAGCTCACGATGTGCTGTTGAGTAAGATTGAAAAAGTTCGGTCTCTGCATGCAGAAGCAGGCTCTGACCAGTCAAATAATGAGGAGCATTATTAA
- the priA gene encoding bifunctional 1-(5-phosphoribosyl)-5-((5-phosphoribosylamino)methylideneamino)imidazole-4-carboxamide isomerase/phosphoribosylanthranilate isomerase PriA, which yields MTFTILPAVDVVNGQAVRLDQGEAGTEKSYGTPLESALKWQEQGAQWLHFVDLDAAFNRGSNHDMMAEIVGKLDVDVELTGGIRDDASLERALATGARRVNIGTAALENPEWIASALKRYGEKIAVDIAVRLEDGEWRTRGNGWVSDGGDLWEVLERLDSQGCSRFVVTDVSKDGTLTGPNVELLREVAAATDAPIVASGGISVLEDVLELAKYQDEGIDSVIIGKALYEKRFTLEQALSAVEKLG from the coding sequence ATGACCTTCACTATTCTTCCTGCAGTCGACGTAGTTAACGGACAAGCAGTCCGCCTGGATCAAGGCGAAGCCGGCACTGAAAAATCTTATGGCACCCCTTTGGAATCTGCACTGAAGTGGCAGGAACAAGGTGCTCAGTGGTTGCACTTTGTGGATCTGGATGCAGCATTTAACCGTGGTTCAAACCATGACATGATGGCTGAAATCGTCGGCAAGCTTGATGTTGATGTTGAGCTCACTGGTGGTATCCGTGATGATGCATCCCTAGAGCGCGCATTGGCAACTGGTGCACGTCGCGTCAACATTGGTACCGCTGCGTTGGAAAATCCAGAGTGGATTGCCTCTGCGCTCAAGCGCTATGGCGAGAAAATTGCTGTTGATATTGCAGTGCGTTTAGAAGACGGCGAATGGCGTACCCGCGGTAACGGTTGGGTATCTGATGGTGGCGATCTCTGGGAGGTGCTTGAGCGTCTAGATTCTCAGGGTTGTTCTCGTTTTGTGGTCACTGATGTCTCCAAGGATGGCACGTTGACCGGACCAAACGTAGAGCTGCTGCGTGAAGTTGCCGCTGCAACTGACGCACCAATCGTGGCATCCGGTGGCATTTCTGTGCTGGAAGATGTGTTGGAACTGGCTAAATACCAGGATGAGGGCATTGATTCTGTCATCATTGGCAAAGCATTGTATGAGAAGCGATTCACCCTTGAGCAGGCTTTGTCTGCCGTGGAAAAGCTTGGTTAA
- a CDS encoding histidinol-phosphate transaminase translates to MTKITLNDLPLREELRGESAYGAPQLNVDIRLNTNENPYPPSEALITDLVATVDKIATELNRYPERDAVELREALAAYITTQTGVAVTKDNLWAANGSNEILQQLLQAFGGPGRTALGFQPSYSMHPILAKGTHTEFISVNRGADFRIDIDVALEEIRSTQPDIVFVTTPNNPTGDVTSLEDIVRIINAAPGIVVVDEAYAEFSPSPSATTLLEQYPTKLVVSRTMSKAFDFAGGRLGYFVANPAFIDAVMLVRLPYHLSALSQAAAVVALRHSGDTLGTVEKLSAERIRVAARLEGLGYAVVPSESNFVFFGDFSDQHAAWQAFLDRGVLIRDVGITGHLRTTIGLPEENDAFLDAAAEIIKLNL, encoded by the coding sequence ATGACTAAGATTACTTTGAATGATTTGCCACTGCGCGAGGAACTTCGCGGTGAATCTGCTTATGGTGCACCTCAGCTCAACGTTGATATTCGACTCAACACCAATGAAAACCCATACCCACCATCAGAAGCACTGATTACTGATTTGGTGGCAACGGTGGACAAGATCGCCACAGAGCTTAACCGTTATCCAGAACGCGATGCCGTGGAGCTTCGTGAAGCGTTGGCTGCCTATATCACCACACAGACTGGTGTCGCGGTAACCAAGGATAATCTGTGGGCTGCTAATGGTTCCAATGAAATCCTGCAGCAGCTGTTGCAGGCATTTGGTGGACCAGGACGCACTGCCTTGGGGTTCCAGCCAAGCTATTCCATGCACCCGATTCTGGCGAAAGGTACCCACACTGAATTCATTTCAGTAAACCGTGGTGCTGATTTCCGCATCGACATTGATGTGGCTTTGGAAGAAATTCGCAGCACGCAGCCTGACATTGTCTTTGTCACCACCCCAAATAATCCGACTGGTGATGTGACATCACTAGAGGATATTGTGCGTATCATCAACGCTGCGCCAGGCATCGTTGTTGTGGATGAGGCCTATGCAGAGTTCTCACCTTCACCCTCGGCAACCACCCTGCTTGAGCAGTACCCAACCAAGCTCGTGGTCTCTCGCACCATGAGTAAGGCGTTTGATTTCGCAGGTGGACGCCTCGGTTACTTTGTGGCCAACCCAGCATTTATTGATGCCGTGATGCTTGTGCGCCTGCCATATCATCTTTCAGCGCTGAGCCAGGCAGCCGCAGTCGTCGCGCTGCGCCATAGTGGTGACACACTGGGAACCGTCGAGAAGCTCTCTGCAGAGCGCATTCGTGTAGCAGCACGTCTGGAGGGACTTGGATACGCTGTGGTACCAAGCGAATCCAATTTTGTCTTCTTTGGTGATTTCTCCGATCAGCATGCTGCATGGCAGGCATTTTTGGATCGGGGAGTCCTTATCCGCGACGTAGGAATCACAGGCCATCTGCGCACCACCATCGGGCTGCCTGAGGAAAATGATGCGTTTTTGGACGCAGCAGCCGAGATCATCAAGCTCAACCTATAG
- the hisB gene encoding imidazoleglycerol-phosphate dehydratase HisB codes for MTIAPRIGRATRTTSESDISVEINLDGTGQVDINTGLPFFDHMLTAFGVHGSFDLKVHATGDIEIDAHHTVEDTAIVLGQALLDAIGDKKGIRRFASCQLPMDEALVESVVDISGRPYFVISGEPDQMISAVIGGHYATVINEHFFETLALNSRITLHVICHYGRDPHHITEAEYKAVARALRGAVEMDPRQTGIPSTKGAL; via the coding sequence ATGACTATTGCACCAAGAATCGGTCGCGCAACACGCACCACCAGCGAATCAGATATTTCCGTTGAAATTAACCTAGACGGCACTGGCCAGGTAGACATCAACACCGGTCTGCCCTTTTTTGATCACATGCTCACCGCCTTTGGCGTTCACGGCAGCTTCGATCTGAAAGTTCATGCCACCGGTGATATCGAAATCGATGCGCACCACACAGTAGAAGATACCGCCATTGTGCTGGGACAAGCTCTCCTTGATGCCATTGGCGATAAGAAGGGCATCCGACGCTTTGCGTCCTGCCAGCTTCCAATGGATGAAGCACTAGTGGAATCCGTGGTAGATATTTCCGGACGCCCTTATTTCGTGATCTCTGGCGAACCGGATCAGATGATTTCTGCTGTCATCGGCGGACATTACGCAACTGTGATCAATGAGCATTTCTTTGAAACCCTTGCTCTAAATTCCCGCATTACACTGCATGTCATTTGCCACTACGGTAGAGACCCTCACCACATCACAGAGGCTGAATACAAGGCTGTTGCCAGGGCGCTTCGTGGTGCCGTGGAGATGGATCCACGCCAGACTGGAATTCCTTCCACTAAGGGAGCCCTCTAG
- the lgt gene encoding prolipoprotein diacylglyceryl transferase codes for MTLAAIPSPPQGVWYLGPIPIRAYAMCIIAGIIVAIWLTRKRYAARGGNPELVLDAAIIAVPAGIIGGRIYHVITDNQKYFCDTCNPVDAFKITNGGLGIWGAVILGGLAVAAFFRYKKLPLAPFADAVAPGVILAQGIGRLGNWFNQELYGAETTVPWALEIYYRVDENGRFSPVSGSSTGEVMATVHPTFLYELLWNVLIFALLMWADKRFKLGHGRVFALYVAGYTLGRFWIEQMRVDEATLVGGIRINTIVSAVIFIGAVLVFFLLKKGRETPDEVDPQYPPIAEVPVGADQQVAPTAGESSAGETPSSQ; via the coding sequence ATGACTTTGGCCGCAATTCCATCCCCGCCTCAAGGCGTATGGTACTTGGGTCCCATTCCGATTAGAGCTTATGCGATGTGCATCATCGCGGGCATTATTGTGGCTATTTGGCTGACGCGCAAGCGTTATGCTGCCCGGGGTGGAAACCCTGAACTTGTGTTGGATGCAGCCATTATTGCTGTTCCTGCAGGCATTATTGGCGGCCGAATCTATCACGTTATTACAGATAACCAAAAGTATTTTTGCGATACTTGTAATCCGGTTGACGCTTTTAAAATCACCAATGGTGGTTTGGGTATCTGGGGAGCGGTCATCCTCGGCGGATTGGCTGTAGCGGCTTTCTTCCGTTATAAAAAACTGCCTTTGGCTCCATTCGCAGACGCTGTTGCACCCGGAGTCATTTTGGCTCAGGGTATTGGACGGCTTGGCAACTGGTTCAATCAAGAGCTCTACGGCGCAGAAACCACCGTGCCCTGGGCGTTGGAGATTTATTACCGCGTAGATGAAAATGGACGTTTTTCTCCAGTGTCGGGATCTTCTACAGGGGAAGTGATGGCAACCGTCCACCCCACGTTCCTTTATGAATTGCTGTGGAATGTACTCATCTTTGCTCTATTAATGTGGGCGGATAAGCGATTCAAGCTGGGGCATGGCCGGGTATTTGCACTTTATGTTGCTGGGTATACTTTGGGTAGATTCTGGATTGAACAAATGCGCGTAGATGAGGCAACTCTTGTCGGCGGTATTCGTATTAATACGATTGTCTCTGCTGTGATCTTTATTGGTGCCGTTCTTGTGTTCTTCCTGCTCAAGAAGGGCAGAGAAACTCCTGATGAGGTTGATCCGCAATATCCACCAATTGCAGAGGTACCTGTTGGTGCAGACCAGCAGGTTGCTCCTACAGCAGGGGAGAGCTCTGCGGGAGAAACGCCTTCATCGCAATAG
- the hisI gene encoding phosphoribosyl-AMP cyclohydrolase, with the protein MSDNPKDYTLDAGVEKRLKLNDAGLVPAIVQAEGTKEVLMMAWMDTHALAYTLATRRGTYFSRSRDEYWIKGLTSGNVQEVTSVALDCDGDTVLLSVKQTGGACHTGARTCFDNDVLLSSNND; encoded by the coding sequence ATGAGTGATAACCCGAAAGATTATACGTTGGATGCGGGCGTCGAAAAGCGTTTAAAGCTTAACGACGCCGGCCTCGTGCCGGCAATCGTGCAGGCCGAAGGGACCAAGGAAGTCCTCATGATGGCCTGGATGGATACCCACGCACTTGCGTATACACTGGCGACGCGTCGTGGAACCTATTTTTCACGTTCCCGCGATGAATACTGGATCAAGGGCTTGACCTCTGGAAATGTTCAGGAAGTTACCAGTGTCGCACTTGATTGTGATGGAGACACTGTGCTGCTGAGCGTGAAACAAACCGGTGGGGCTTGCCACACCGGTGCCCGAACCTGTTTCGACAATGACGTTTTGCTGTCAAGCAATAACGATTAA
- the hisH gene encoding imidazole glycerol phosphate synthase subunit HisH — protein MTKTVALLDYGSGNLRSAQRALEHAGAEVIVSSDPEICTNADGLLVPGVGAFDACMKGLKNVFGHRIIGQRLAGGRPVLGICVGMQILFDEGEEHGIKSAGCGEWPGKVEKLEAEILPHMGWNTLDMPANSPMFEGLSADERFYFVHSYGVRKWTLETDDLTTPPQVAWATHENDRFVAAVENGALWATQFHPEKSGDAGAQLLRNWINYI, from the coding sequence ATGACCAAAACTGTCGCCCTTCTCGACTACGGATCCGGAAATCTACGCTCAGCTCAACGCGCACTTGAACATGCTGGCGCAGAAGTAATTGTGAGCTCAGATCCGGAAATCTGTACCAATGCTGATGGCTTGTTAGTTCCTGGAGTGGGAGCTTTCGATGCTTGTATGAAGGGCTTAAAAAACGTCTTTGGACATCGCATTATCGGCCAACGTCTTGCTGGTGGCCGACCAGTGCTGGGCATCTGCGTAGGTATGCAGATCCTGTTCGATGAGGGCGAAGAACACGGTATTAAGTCTGCCGGCTGTGGTGAATGGCCAGGCAAGGTGGAAAAACTTGAGGCTGAAATCTTGCCACACATGGGCTGGAACACCCTGGATATGCCTGCTAATTCTCCAATGTTTGAAGGACTATCCGCTGATGAGCGCTTCTACTTTGTGCACTCTTATGGCGTGCGCAAGTGGACGCTAGAAACTGATGATCTCACTACTCCGCCACAGGTTGCATGGGCTACTCATGAAAATGATCGCTTTGTCGCTGCCGTAGAAAATGGTGCGCTGTGGGCTACCCAATTCCACCCAGAAAAGTCCGGTGACGCAGGCGCACAGCTACTGCGAAACTGGATCAACTACATCTAA
- the pyk gene encoding pyruvate kinase, with the protein MDRRTKIVCTLGPAVASADGILRLVEDGMDVARLNFSHGDHPDHEQNYKWVREAADKTGRAVGILADLQGPKIRLGRFIDGATVWENGETVRITVDDVPGTHDRVSTTYKNLAKDAKPGDRLLVDDGKVGLVCVSVEGNDVICEVVEGGPVSNNKGVSLPGMDISVPALSEKDIRDLRFALQLGVDFIALSFVRSPADAELVHKIMDEEGRRVPIIAKLEKPEAVSSLEPIVLAFDAVMVARGDLGVEVPLEEVPLVQKRAIQIARENAKPVIVATQMLDSMIENSRPTRAEASDVANAVLDGADAVMLSGETSVGKDPHNVVRTMSRIVRFAETDGRVPDLTHIPRTKRGVISYSARDIAERLNARALVAFTTSGDTAKRLARLHSHLPLLVFTPNESVRSELALTWGATTFLCPQVSDTDDMMREVDRALLAMPEYNKGDMMVVVAGSPPGVTGNTNMIHVHLLGDDTMVPKP; encoded by the coding sequence GTGGATAGACGAACTAAGATTGTATGTACCCTAGGCCCAGCGGTAGCTAGTGCAGATGGAATTCTGCGTTTGGTAGAAGACGGCATGGATGTCGCTCGCCTCAACTTCTCCCATGGTGACCACCCAGATCATGAGCAAAACTACAAGTGGGTGCGCGAAGCAGCTGATAAGACTGGTCGTGCAGTCGGTATTCTTGCAGACCTTCAAGGACCGAAGATCCGTCTTGGCCGTTTCATTGACGGCGCTACTGTGTGGGAGAACGGCGAGACCGTTCGAATCACAGTCGATGATGTACCTGGAACACATGACCGTGTTTCCACCACCTACAAAAACCTTGCCAAGGATGCCAAGCCCGGCGATCGTCTGCTGGTAGATGACGGCAAGGTTGGCCTTGTATGCGTCTCTGTCGAAGGCAATGACGTTATCTGTGAGGTCGTTGAAGGCGGTCCAGTATCCAACAACAAGGGCGTCTCCCTGCCAGGTATGGATATTTCTGTACCAGCGCTGTCTGAAAAAGATATCCGAGACCTGCGCTTTGCACTTCAGCTTGGCGTGGACTTTATTGCGCTTTCTTTCGTGCGTTCCCCAGCAGACGCTGAGCTCGTGCACAAGATTATGGATGAAGAGGGACGTCGCGTTCCTATCATCGCTAAGTTGGAAAAGCCAGAGGCTGTTTCTTCCCTGGAGCCTATCGTTTTGGCTTTCGACGCTGTCATGGTTGCCCGCGGTGACCTCGGCGTTGAGGTTCCACTGGAAGAGGTTCCACTGGTACAGAAGCGTGCAATTCAGATTGCGCGTGAAAATGCTAAGCCGGTCATCGTGGCAACCCAGATGTTGGATTCCATGATCGAAAACTCTCGCCCAACTCGCGCAGAGGCTTCCGACGTGGCCAATGCGGTGCTGGACGGCGCAGATGCTGTCATGCTTTCTGGCGAGACTTCTGTGGGTAAGGATCCGCACAATGTTGTGCGCACCATGTCCCGCATTGTTCGTTTTGCGGAAACCGATGGTCGCGTACCTGATCTGACTCACATTCCACGCACTAAGCGTGGCGTCATTTCTTATTCTGCACGCGATATTGCAGAGCGTTTGAATGCTCGTGCTCTCGTGGCCTTCACCACCTCTGGTGATACTGCAAAGCGTCTGGCACGCCTGCACAGTCACCTTCCTTTGCTGGTCTTCACGCCAAATGAGTCTGTTCGCTCTGAGTTGGCGCTGACTTGGGGTGCAACTACTTTCCTGTGCCCACAGGTAAGTGATACTGACGATATGATGCGTGAAGTTGACCGTGCCCTGTTGGCTATGCCTGAGTACAACAAGGGGGACATGATGGTTGTGGTTGCCGGTTCCCCTCCTGGAGTAACCGGAAATACCAACATGATCCACGTGCACCTACTTGGTGATGACACGATGGTTCCTAAGCCTTAA
- a CDS encoding indole-3-glycerol-phosphate synthase — MVATENRMLMEIAAEISARESVLGFQEIKTKSRSAGLTAAFDIASVFFSSGCNVVAAFDRFSSNWSDHSDHVDYAVQIADFGASMLAYTVRRGQFDIAVRDIRDIKSEVDIPILLQDPIIDPYQIHEARVMGIDALQLPVWAMGQARLESLVDRTESLGMTAIVSVRNHEEAHRAIDAGASVVAIDVTGYTGELSLAEAFSGICQFIPQEIARIALGGCATPKELMKFARFSADAIFVPHSDLSITKSLVTAGMHPACPSR; from the coding sequence ATGGTTGCAACAGAGAACCGCATGTTGATGGAAATTGCTGCGGAAATTTCAGCTCGGGAATCAGTACTTGGATTCCAAGAAATCAAAACTAAATCTCGGTCTGCTGGTCTTACGGCGGCATTCGATATTGCTTCAGTCTTTTTCTCGTCTGGATGCAATGTCGTAGCCGCCTTTGATCGTTTTTCTTCCAATTGGTCAGATCATTCCGATCATGTGGATTACGCGGTGCAGATTGCAGATTTTGGTGCATCGATGCTTGCGTATACGGTGCGCCGAGGACAATTTGATATTGCGGTGCGCGATATCAGGGACATTAAATCTGAGGTAGATATCCCCATATTGCTTCAGGACCCCATCATTGATCCCTATCAAATCCATGAAGCTCGGGTGATGGGTATTGATGCCCTGCAGCTGCCTGTGTGGGCGATGGGCCAAGCTCGGTTGGAGTCACTGGTTGATCGGACAGAATCATTGGGGATGACGGCTATCGTGTCCGTTCGTAACCATGAGGAAGCCCACCGCGCAATTGATGCTGGCGCATCTGTGGTGGCAATTGATGTCACTGGTTATACGGGGGAGCTTTCTTTGGCTGAAGCTTTTTCGGGTATTTGCCAATTTATCCCGCAAGAAATTGCGCGGATAGCGCTCGGTGGATGTGCCACCCCGAAAGAACTCATGAAATTTGCGAGGTTTTCCGCCGATGCAATTTTTGTTCCTCATAGTGATTTGAGTATTACTAAATCACTGGTGACGGCCGGCATGCATCCTGCATGTCCATCGCGTTAA